In the Streptomyces sp. f51 genome, one interval contains:
- a CDS encoding very short patch repair endonuclease translates to MSRQGSRDTAPELAVRRLLHSSGLRYRVNVPVPGLPRRTIDIVFGKAKVAIFMDGCFWHGCPVHATQPKANAEWWRAKLSKNMTRDRETTDHLLAAGWTVLRFWEHESSSEVARTIQATLAAQQSPPREP, encoded by the coding sequence ATGAGCCGTCAAGGCTCCCGCGACACCGCGCCGGAACTCGCGGTTCGCCGCCTCCTGCACTCCTCCGGACTGCGCTACCGCGTGAACGTCCCGGTGCCCGGCCTCCCCCGTCGCACGATCGACATCGTGTTCGGCAAGGCCAAGGTCGCCATCTTCATGGACGGCTGCTTCTGGCACGGCTGCCCGGTGCACGCGACCCAGCCCAAGGCCAATGCCGAGTGGTGGCGCGCCAAGCTCAGCAAGAACATGACACGGGATCGTGAGACGACCGATCACCTGCTCGCCGCGGGGTGGACCGTCCTCAGGTTCTGGGAGCACGAGTCGAGCAGCGAGGTCGCACGCACGATCCAGGCCACTCTCGCCGCTCAGCAGTCGCCTCCGCGCGAACCCTGA
- a CDS encoding helix-turn-helix domain-containing protein, with protein sequence MHTVAVLALDQVIPFDLAAPIDTFDWARLPDGRPAYRTRVCSVTADAEVSAGAFTLRAPYGLEALADSDTIILPGVADPSAPLPPGVAEALRAAAANGTRIASICVGAFVFAATGLLDGLRATTHWVAAGELAARHPAVTVDPNVLYVDNGQFLTSAGASAALDMCLHMIRKDHGSAVAAHAARLSVMPLEREGGQAQFIVHTQPPAPAGTTMEPLLAWLEENAERELTLEDIAVRAGTSIRTLNRRFREQTGTTPLQWLHRARVRRAQYLLETTTYPVERIATQAGFGSPTAFRDRFKRVVGTSPYAYRRAFRGAEDPAS encoded by the coding sequence ATGCACACCGTGGCCGTACTGGCCCTCGACCAGGTCATCCCGTTCGATCTCGCCGCCCCGATCGACACCTTCGACTGGGCGCGGCTGCCGGACGGCCGCCCGGCGTACCGGACCCGGGTGTGCTCGGTGACGGCGGACGCGGAGGTCAGCGCGGGCGCGTTCACACTGCGCGCCCCGTACGGCCTGGAGGCGCTGGCCGACTCGGACACGATCATCCTGCCCGGCGTGGCCGACCCGTCCGCGCCGCTCCCGCCGGGCGTCGCGGAGGCGCTGCGCGCGGCGGCGGCGAACGGCACCCGGATCGCCTCGATCTGCGTCGGAGCGTTCGTGTTCGCCGCCACGGGCCTGCTGGACGGCCTGCGCGCGACGACGCACTGGGTCGCGGCCGGGGAACTGGCGGCCAGGCACCCGGCGGTGACGGTCGACCCGAACGTGCTCTACGTCGACAACGGCCAGTTCCTGACCTCGGCGGGGGCGTCGGCGGCGCTGGACATGTGCCTGCACATGATCCGCAAGGACCACGGCTCGGCGGTCGCCGCGCATGCCGCCCGGCTGTCGGTGATGCCTCTCGAACGGGAGGGAGGCCAGGCCCAGTTCATCGTCCACACCCAGCCTCCGGCCCCGGCGGGCACGACCATGGAGCCGCTGCTGGCGTGGCTGGAGGAGAACGCGGAGCGCGAGCTGACGCTGGAGGACATCGCGGTCCGCGCGGGCACGAGCATCCGTACCCTCAACCGCCGCTTCCGCGAACAGACCGGCACGACCCCGCTCCAGTGGCTGCACCGGGCCCGCGTGCGCCGCGCCCAGTACCTCCTGGAGACGACCACGTACCCGGTCGAACGCATCGCCACCCAGGCGGGCTTCGGCTCCCCGACGGCATTCCGGGACCGCTTCAAACGGGTGGTGGGGACGAGCCCGTACGCGTACAGGCGAGCGTTCCGGGGGGCGGAGGACCCGGCTTCCTGA
- a CDS encoding DNA cytosine methyltransferase, with product MHTPHPLDPRPITVLDLFSGCGGFTQGFHEFRPEGAKDGGPVFHSVAAVEHDLAAAATYAVNFGRHRPDESLPEALVHLEDIEEWEPPEGALHADVVVGGPPCQGFSALNRNKKGPERNRLWEEYVRIVARIRPKVFVIENVDRFLRSDEFQNLLSEVQQGGLLSEYKLIDPPGHVPTDTEERKHKRYLLNAADYGAPQARRRAIVIGVRRDIDEERAMAYPAATHQRRPKSTSGTSAQALDGFEAGDSYWRPVDSVFDESGRLTLQGTELPDGKEHIDDVAAVVSGIFTTHDLHFGRNPEPLSRARYRAIPRGGNRKDLRGKWFTVDADGDIQIFETRNPPGVKTPVEPLSTDSWDKHNTGTGDVMGRMRVGEPSVTIRTEFFKPEKGRYLHPTEDRPITHYEAARIQGFPLDFRWCGSKIDIARQIGNAVPIPLGTAIASAIHAYLRG from the coding sequence ATGCACACGCCCCACCCCCTCGACCCCCGGCCCATCACCGTCCTCGACCTGTTCAGCGGGTGTGGCGGCTTCACCCAGGGGTTCCACGAGTTCCGCCCTGAGGGGGCGAAGGACGGCGGGCCCGTGTTCCACAGTGTCGCGGCGGTCGAACACGACCTCGCCGCGGCTGCCACATACGCGGTGAACTTCGGACGTCATCGTCCGGACGAGAGCCTTCCTGAAGCCCTCGTGCATCTCGAAGACATCGAGGAGTGGGAGCCGCCGGAGGGCGCCCTGCATGCGGACGTGGTGGTCGGAGGTCCTCCGTGTCAGGGCTTTTCGGCCTTGAACCGGAACAAGAAGGGACCGGAACGCAACCGCCTGTGGGAAGAATACGTTCGCATCGTGGCGCGAATCCGCCCGAAGGTATTCGTGATCGAGAATGTCGATCGCTTTCTCAGGTCGGACGAATTCCAGAACCTGCTCAGCGAGGTACAACAGGGCGGCCTGTTGAGCGAGTACAAACTGATCGATCCCCCGGGTCACGTACCGACCGACACCGAGGAACGCAAGCACAAGCGGTACCTCCTCAACGCCGCCGACTACGGAGCGCCCCAGGCCCGGCGGCGCGCCATCGTCATCGGTGTCCGTCGGGACATCGACGAAGAGCGCGCCATGGCCTATCCCGCAGCGACTCACCAACGACGCCCGAAAAGCACCTCCGGCACCTCGGCTCAGGCGCTCGACGGCTTCGAGGCGGGCGACTCCTACTGGCGCCCGGTCGACAGCGTGTTCGACGAGTCCGGGCGACTCACCCTGCAAGGGACCGAGCTCCCCGACGGCAAGGAACACATCGACGATGTGGCCGCGGTGGTCTCCGGAATCTTCACGACACACGATCTCCACTTCGGCAGAAACCCCGAACCGCTTTCGCGAGCCCGCTACCGAGCGATCCCCCGAGGCGGAAACCGCAAGGATCTTCGCGGAAAATGGTTCACCGTCGACGCGGACGGCGACATTCAGATCTTCGAAACCCGGAATCCCCCGGGCGTGAAGACACCTGTCGAACCTCTCTCCACCGACAGCTGGGACAAGCACAACACCGGCACAGGAGACGTCATGGGTCGAATGCGTGTGGGTGAGCCGTCGGTGACCATCCGAACCGAGTTCTTCAAGCCCGAGAAGGGTCGCTACCTGCACCCGACCGAGGATCGACCGATCACCCACTACGAGGCCGCCCGGATACAGGGCTTTCCCCTCGACTTCCGCTGGTGCGGCTCGAAGATCGACATCGCCCGTCAGATCGGCAATGCCGTCCCCATTCCACTCGGTACGGCCATCGCTTCGGCCATCCACGCCTATCTGCGCGGCTGA
- a CDS encoding DUF6339 family protein codes for MSFLYPRLLAEQARPLFEEYRQLTTLELAGRVSETHESAVYVATGGDRVSAHRLRELRAGVVDLAKSAGFPDESDRSRNAEFDLRLAALLHAEMGMVPAEAASRDVWAFLALVLLPDVAFWRYPLPPRDRVLGTDLTRHVFGRLWWRAQLVRSSDAPEPYGALEILGEAAFDQIYARRAALGGSPHMVRAILRVWKDLDLTGLNERETLRDFLKRLLRLAPFVLFDGIEERALDDELRAVAEESVDAQRALAPRTHDHSTETGGDPDRSGIAAVPSPMTASTERQPDPSDAVAPVEPRRFSSVEVCAGSGAQALGLERAGFDPVLLIDSKADACFTIDLNRPAWDVVCMDVTDFHPSMRPEARGVDLVSGGLPRVKSSATAGRSEDGEERRVLKAVIGLIREIDPKAVLLENVPDLVESADFAVDRSWIEAELGNAGYRWSWRVLNASDFGVPQNRSSGFLVALKAPYFSRFAWPERDAPPPPTVGQALGPSMSVDGWPGAERWIKGADRIAPALVGGSDRRGGADLGPTGSKKAWASLGVNGNSLGDAPPDPSFPADGQPRLTVDQAATIQAIPAEWRFFGGKTSRYRQVGHAMPPPLATAVGRAVATALRS; via the coding sequence ATGAGCTTCCTGTACCCCCGCCTGCTCGCCGAACAGGCCAGACCCCTCTTCGAGGAGTACCGGCAACTGACGACCCTCGAATTGGCAGGTCGGGTGTCGGAGACTCACGAGTCGGCCGTGTACGTGGCCACCGGCGGCGACCGGGTCTCCGCGCACCGCCTTCGGGAACTGCGCGCCGGCGTCGTCGACCTTGCCAAGTCCGCCGGCTTCCCCGACGAGTCCGACCGTTCCCGCAACGCGGAGTTCGATCTCCGATTGGCTGCCCTTCTGCATGCCGAGATGGGCATGGTGCCCGCCGAAGCCGCCTCGAGGGATGTCTGGGCCTTCCTCGCGCTGGTCCTGCTCCCGGATGTCGCCTTCTGGCGCTATCCGCTGCCCCCCAGGGATCGGGTCCTGGGCACGGACCTCACTCGTCACGTCTTCGGCCGGCTGTGGTGGCGGGCTCAGCTCGTGCGCTCCTCCGACGCGCCCGAGCCCTACGGCGCGCTCGAGATCCTCGGCGAGGCCGCCTTCGACCAGATCTACGCCCGTCGTGCCGCACTCGGTGGCAGCCCGCACATGGTTCGAGCCATCCTCCGTGTCTGGAAGGATCTCGATCTCACCGGCCTGAACGAACGCGAGACCCTGCGCGACTTCCTCAAGAGGCTGCTGCGGCTCGCCCCGTTCGTGCTCTTCGACGGCATCGAGGAACGGGCTCTGGACGACGAGTTGCGGGCGGTCGCCGAGGAGTCGGTCGACGCTCAACGCGCGCTTGCCCCGCGCACCCACGACCACTCCACGGAGACAGGAGGCGACCCCGATCGAAGCGGCATCGCGGCCGTACCGTCACCCATGACGGCGTCCACCGAGAGACAGCCCGATCCGTCCGACGCGGTGGCCCCCGTCGAACCCCGACGCTTCAGCTCGGTGGAGGTCTGCGCCGGATCCGGAGCCCAGGCACTCGGACTCGAACGTGCCGGATTCGACCCCGTGCTGCTCATCGACAGCAAGGCCGACGCCTGTTTCACAATCGATCTCAACCGACCCGCGTGGGACGTGGTCTGCATGGACGTGACCGACTTCCACCCGAGCATGCGCCCCGAGGCCCGCGGCGTCGATCTCGTCAGCGGTGGACTGCCCCGGGTGAAGTCCTCCGCCACCGCAGGTCGCTCCGAGGACGGGGAGGAGCGCCGCGTGCTCAAGGCTGTGATCGGGCTCATACGTGAGATCGACCCGAAGGCCGTGCTCCTCGAGAACGTCCCGGACCTCGTCGAGAGCGCCGACTTCGCCGTGGACCGCTCGTGGATCGAGGCGGAACTCGGCAACGCGGGCTACCGCTGGAGCTGGCGGGTTCTCAATGCCTCGGACTTCGGTGTGCCGCAGAACCGCAGCAGCGGCTTCCTCGTCGCTCTGAAGGCCCCCTATTTCTCTCGGTTCGCCTGGCCCGAACGGGACGCGCCGCCTCCCCCGACCGTCGGCCAGGCGCTGGGCCCCTCCATGTCCGTCGACGGGTGGCCCGGAGCGGAACGCTGGATCAAGGGCGCGGATCGCATCGCACCCGCGCTGGTCGGAGGCTCGGACCGGCGTGGCGGTGCCGACCTCGGCCCCACCGGCAGCAAGAAGGCATGGGCCTCGCTCGGGGTGAACGGCAACAGCCTCGGCGACGCACCCCCCGACCCGAGTTTTCCCGCCGACGGCCAACCCAGGCTGACCGTCGACCAGGCCGCGACGATCCAGGCCATCCCTGCGGAATGGCGCTTCTTCGGGGGCAAGACGTCCAGGTACCGACAGGTCGGCCACGCCATGCCACCGCCGCTGGCGACCGCCGTCGGACGGGCCGTCGCGACCGCGCTCCGAAGCTAG
- a CDS encoding DUF2269 family protein translates to MTKFLLAVHVIAAIVAIGPVTVAASMFPPAARKALEAPDDPGALATVRLLHRICQVYAVAGVAVPVFGFATASDMGVLGDTWLIVSIALTALAALVLAALVLPRQSAVLEGTAGATAVDPATTVRLAMFTGIFNLLWAIVTVLMIIRPGSTTGA, encoded by the coding sequence GTGACCAAGTTCCTCCTCGCCGTCCATGTCATCGCCGCGATCGTCGCCATCGGGCCCGTCACCGTCGCCGCGAGCATGTTCCCGCCCGCCGCGCGCAAGGCTCTCGAAGCGCCGGACGACCCGGGCGCCCTCGCCACCGTCCGGCTGCTGCACCGCATCTGCCAGGTGTACGCCGTGGCGGGCGTCGCCGTCCCGGTGTTCGGGTTCGCCACGGCGAGCGACATGGGCGTGCTCGGCGACACGTGGCTGATCGTCTCGATCGCGCTGACCGCGCTCGCGGCGCTCGTCCTCGCCGCGCTCGTACTGCCCCGGCAGAGCGCGGTCCTGGAGGGAACGGCGGGCGCGACGGCCGTGGACCCCGCCACCACCGTGCGGCTCGCCATGTTCACCGGGATCTTCAACCTGCTGTGGGCGATCGTCACCGTTTTGATGATCATTCGGCCGGGGTCCACGACGGGCGCCTAG
- a CDS encoding Z1 domain-containing protein, producing the protein MTDEFDGMYGTFKALLDAFPPAEAIKRLEQFGISPEVVEQIRERHEQQTIRIKELEEPHAVILGNRDTWYTGPQPRDKCWPAIVDLLRKDGWPEDPSIRSLDEASTRVVSLLNHPKEKAFSTRGLVVGYVQSGKTTNFTSVVAKAADRGYKLFIVLAGIHNGLRRQTQARLVQQLVEPNPSMWSQLTGLGKDFTPQENPASYFGKSNKTRVLCVVKKNATVLRKLARWLEEASDYLEDCPALIIDDEADQATVATKSINPLILDIMRSLPRSAYVGCTASPFANLLIDPSAEDLYPKDFIVNLPKPDGHFGTEVLFGRYALDGEDPEQVDDGYDMIRSIPEDDVPCVRPETRADVEGFEPVVTETLRTAVEYFWLVTAARRVRRTGNPHSTMLIHTSVNTSVHNSFERPLRHLRDRSARSLTDPAFLARLRDLWERETERVPAGEFGESRMAFEELVQELPQVLDNCRVIMDNSSSEDRLDYENGPVVAIAVGGNTLSRGLTLEGLSVSYFVRSVSAYDTLLQMGRWFGFRNGYADLPRIWMTDELAEWFRHLATVETEMRRDIDIYMTEDETPLTFAVRLRTHPNLRVTAAAKMRDAVTAASSYGGKRIQTHYFHTNGDWLRTNIDAARTLVAASVANAVKVEDRSAQGRWVFRDVAHDVVIDFLSTYQFHEKSPENDAGLIIDYIRKRVATANSLRRWNVAIVGNPQGEDFDFAENVTVGRNVRARLELLNATTDFADIKTLMSRRDAAVDLVGDTATLAEAAIMGERRIQLPDTGLLVLYPIDKVSEPSPSKNRRVPLNADEHVIGVGLVFPKPWDEDSTVKKYISADLSNVRIEDEDYSLVDGEDA; encoded by the coding sequence ATGACCGACGAATTCGATGGCATGTACGGGACGTTCAAGGCGCTCCTGGACGCGTTCCCCCCAGCAGAAGCGATCAAGCGGCTCGAACAGTTCGGCATCAGTCCCGAGGTGGTCGAGCAGATCCGGGAACGCCACGAGCAACAGACGATACGCATCAAGGAACTCGAAGAGCCGCACGCGGTGATTCTGGGCAACCGCGACACCTGGTACACGGGACCGCAGCCGAGGGACAAGTGCTGGCCCGCGATCGTGGACCTGCTCCGCAAGGACGGCTGGCCCGAGGACCCGTCGATCAGGAGCCTCGATGAAGCCTCCACTCGCGTCGTCTCGCTCCTGAACCACCCGAAGGAGAAGGCCTTCTCCACTCGCGGCCTGGTCGTGGGCTACGTGCAGTCCGGCAAGACGACCAATTTCACCTCGGTCGTGGCCAAGGCGGCCGACCGCGGCTACAAGTTGTTCATCGTCCTGGCCGGCATCCACAACGGCCTGCGGCGCCAGACGCAAGCCCGACTGGTGCAGCAGTTGGTGGAGCCGAACCCCTCCATGTGGTCTCAGCTGACCGGTCTCGGCAAGGACTTCACGCCGCAGGAGAACCCCGCTTCGTACTTCGGCAAGAGCAACAAGACCCGCGTACTGTGCGTCGTGAAGAAGAACGCCACGGTTCTGCGCAAGCTCGCACGGTGGCTCGAGGAGGCGTCCGACTACCTCGAGGACTGCCCCGCTCTGATCATCGACGACGAAGCGGACCAGGCCACGGTGGCCACCAAGTCGATCAACCCGCTGATCCTCGACATCATGCGTTCGCTGCCGAGGAGCGCCTACGTCGGGTGCACGGCATCCCCCTTCGCGAACCTGCTCATCGACCCGAGTGCCGAGGATCTGTATCCCAAGGACTTCATCGTCAACCTCCCGAAGCCCGACGGGCATTTCGGCACCGAGGTGCTCTTCGGCCGCTACGCGCTCGACGGAGAGGATCCCGAGCAGGTCGACGACGGATACGACATGATCCGATCGATCCCCGAGGACGACGTTCCCTGCGTACGCCCCGAGACCAGGGCCGACGTCGAAGGCTTCGAGCCGGTCGTCACCGAGACCCTCCGTACGGCCGTCGAGTACTTCTGGCTCGTCACGGCGGCCCGTCGCGTACGGCGAACCGGAAATCCGCACAGCACGATGCTGATCCACACCAGCGTCAACACGTCCGTGCACAACAGCTTCGAGCGCCCGCTGAGGCATCTGCGCGACCGGTCCGCCCGATCCTTGACCGACCCGGCCTTCCTCGCCCGGCTGCGTGACCTTTGGGAGCGGGAGACGGAGCGTGTACCGGCCGGGGAGTTCGGTGAGTCGAGGATGGCGTTCGAGGAGTTGGTGCAGGAGCTGCCACAGGTCCTGGACAACTGTCGCGTCATCATGGACAACTCCAGCAGCGAGGACCGACTCGACTACGAGAACGGTCCCGTCGTGGCCATCGCGGTGGGCGGCAACACCCTCTCCCGAGGACTGACGCTGGAAGGCCTGTCGGTCAGCTACTTCGTCCGCTCCGTGTCCGCGTACGACACGCTGCTGCAAATGGGGCGCTGGTTCGGCTTCCGGAACGGGTATGCCGATCTGCCTCGCATCTGGATGACCGACGAACTGGCCGAGTGGTTCCGTCACCTGGCCACGGTGGAAACCGAGATGCGGCGCGACATCGACATCTACATGACCGAGGACGAGACTCCTCTGACATTCGCCGTGCGCCTGCGCACCCACCCCAATCTACGAGTGACTGCCGCGGCCAAGATGCGTGACGCCGTCACGGCGGCTTCGTCGTACGGCGGCAAGCGGATCCAGACTCACTACTTCCACACCAACGGCGACTGGTTGAGGACGAACATCGACGCTGCGCGCACCCTGGTCGCCGCCTCGGTCGCGAACGCGGTCAAGGTGGAGGATCGCTCGGCCCAGGGGCGATGGGTCTTCCGTGACGTGGCCCATGACGTCGTCATCGACTTCCTGTCGACCTACCAGTTCCATGAGAAGTCCCCCGAGAACGACGCGGGCCTGATCATCGACTACATCAGGAAACGAGTGGCGACGGCCAACTCGCTTCGTCGGTGGAACGTCGCGATCGTCGGCAACCCGCAAGGCGAGGACTTCGACTTCGCCGAGAACGTGACCGTGGGACGCAACGTCCGCGCGCGCCTCGAACTCCTCAATGCCACGACCGACTTCGCGGACATCAAGACCCTGATGAGCCGCCGCGACGCCGCGGTGGACCTGGTGGGTGACACCGCGACGCTGGCCGAGGCGGCCATCATGGGCGAGCGTCGCATACAGCTCCCGGACACCGGTCTGCTGGTTCTGTACCCGATCGACAAGGTCTCCGAGCCGAGCCCGTCGAAGAATCGCCGTGTTCCGTTGAACGCCGATGAACACGTCATCGGCGTCGGCCTGGTCTTCCCCAAGCCCTGGGACGAGGACAGCACGGTCAAGAAGTACATCTCGGCCGACCTGTCCAACGTGAGGATCGAGGACGAGGACTACAGCCTGGTCGACGGCGAGGACGCGTGA
- a CDS encoding PD-(D/E)XK motif protein, with protein MNDDTLRTLVEERWTALEAEQTTGERRLRVAQLPFTTKGEPLTVAVDHDGHRHLLVPIHSHRKVRPGLDGPVLRLRRRILEDEQTYQAYADLACLRDDLSDLFTELCVDVLGATDELPDNQIKALYRVLDRWKALFKTQGTPLGPDQLAGLFGELVVLNRLLAEDPSAHRLWRGPDGHRHDFSAGAQAVEVKSTTSGEGRRPRIHGLDQLDAPEGGTLCLAWLRLQPATANHQGTAFVHMVDRALHLCDDEGALLELLADAGYHVVDSERYQDVRFAVREERWYRVGADFPGLTRATLESANLSVSALDVEYTIDLSGETPAPLSSDEVSQVIENLIQESV; from the coding sequence GTGAACGACGACACCCTCCGCACGCTCGTCGAGGAGCGCTGGACCGCTCTCGAAGCCGAGCAGACAACAGGGGAACGACGCCTGCGCGTCGCCCAACTGCCTTTCACCACGAAGGGCGAACCCCTGACCGTGGCCGTCGACCACGACGGGCACCGCCACCTTCTGGTGCCCATCCACTCGCACCGCAAGGTCCGTCCCGGCCTGGACGGTCCAGTACTGAGGCTGCGCAGACGAATACTCGAGGACGAGCAGACCTACCAGGCCTATGCCGACCTCGCCTGCCTCCGCGACGACCTCAGCGATCTGTTCACCGAGCTGTGCGTGGACGTCCTCGGCGCGACCGATGAGCTGCCCGACAACCAGATCAAGGCGCTGTATCGCGTTCTCGACCGATGGAAGGCCCTCTTCAAGACGCAGGGAACACCACTGGGGCCGGACCAACTCGCGGGGCTCTTCGGCGAGCTGGTTGTCCTCAACCGCCTCCTCGCCGAGGACCCGAGCGCGCATCGACTGTGGCGCGGTCCCGACGGACACCGTCACGACTTCTCGGCCGGGGCCCAAGCCGTCGAAGTCAAATCGACCACGTCCGGCGAGGGGCGAAGGCCCCGGATTCACGGGCTCGATCAACTCGATGCGCCCGAGGGCGGGACGCTCTGTCTGGCGTGGCTCCGCCTTCAGCCCGCGACCGCGAACCATCAGGGAACCGCGTTCGTGCACATGGTCGATCGGGCCCTTCACCTGTGCGACGACGAAGGAGCGCTCCTGGAGCTGCTCGCCGACGCCGGGTACCACGTCGTCGACTCCGAGCGATACCAGGATGTGCGCTTCGCGGTCCGCGAGGAACGGTGGTACCGCGTGGGTGCCGATTTTCCCGGACTCACACGCGCGACCCTCGAGTCGGCAAACCTGTCCGTGTCGGCTCTGGACGTCGAGTACACCATCGACCTGTCCGGCGAGACGCCCGCTCCGCTGTCCTCCGACGAGGTGTCCCAGGTGATCGAAAATCTGATTCAGGAGTCCGTGTGA